In Aspergillus fumigatus Af293 chromosome 4, whole genome shotgun sequence, one genomic interval encodes:
- a CDS encoding GTP-binding protein, which produces MPVPITIITGFLGSGKTTLLLNLIPQLPPTYRLALLKNEFGDVAIDSQLASTQSISGVRELLNGCICCNLVGQLSDALNQLREEVQPDRIVIETSGSAFPATLAMEVNRLAREQPGSFVLDGVISVIDVENWEGYEDTSYTAKLQAKYTDLIIFNKWEAVPEQRFELCLDRVGDLEVQTPWVKSDKGRVDKEVLLGIDGALFAKEDAEDALRLTDDHHQHRHDHQSEVEVLSVTLKASRPDQTIDVAALEMMLLAAPKEEVYRIKGTMRCPASQPPADSGDNPGEKKPAPPPTSGNAAVRHYILNWAFGRWTFTPSEMVAESADPVVVARLTLILARYESGKWKKKLEAGGLIQLGEGAEGESVVERLV; this is translated from the coding sequence atgcCCGTCCCCATAACAATTATAACGGGCTTCCTCGGCTCCGGCAAAACCACCCTCctgctcaatctcatccCCCAACTCCCCCCAACCTACCGGCTCGCACTCCTCAAAAACGAATTCGGCGACGTAGCCATCGACTCGCAGCTCGCCTCGACACAGTCCATCTCCGGCGTGCGCGAGCTACTGAACGGATGCATTTGCTGCAATCTCGTGGGCCAGCTCAGCGACGCGCTGAACCAGCTGCGCGAGGAGGTTCAGCCAgaccgcatcgtcatcgagacGAGCGGGAGCGCGTTCCCCGCGACGCTGGCGATGGAGGTGAACCGGCTCGCGCGCGAGCAGCCGGGCAGCTTTGTGCTGGACGGGGTGATCAGCGTGATTGACGTGGAGAATTGGGAGGGGTACGAGGATACGTCGTATACGGCGAAGCTGCAGGCCAAGTATACGGATCTAATCATTTTCAATAAGTGGGAGGCGGTACCGGAACAGCGGTTCGAGCTGTGCCTGGATCGCGTAGGTGATCTTGAGGTGCAGACGCCGTGGGTTAAGTCGGATAAGGGCCGGGTGGATAAGGAGGTTCTCCTGGGGATTGACGGGGCGTTGTTCGCCaaggaggatgctgaggatgcGTTGCGGTTGACGGATGACCATCACCAGCATCGGCATGACCACCAGTCCGAGGTCGAAGTGCTGTCCGTCACGCTCAAGGCCTCCCGGCCCGACCAGACCATCGATGTTGCTGCCCTCGAGATGATGCTGCTCGCGGCGCCCAAGGAGGAAGTCTACCGGATCAAGGGGACCATGCGCTGTCCTGCGTCGCAACCGCCTGCCGACTCCGGGGACAACCCCGGCGAGAAGAAACCCGCGCCGCCTCCGACTTCCGGCAATGCAGCTGTCCGACACTACATCCTCAACTGGGCCTTTGGTCGCTGGACTTTTACGCCCTCCGAAATGGTGGCGGAGAGTGCAGACCCCGTTGTCGTTGCCCGTCTAACGCTTATCCTGGCTCGGTATGAGTCGGGCaagtggaagaagaaactAGAAGCTGGGGGATTGATTCAGCTTGGTGAAGGTGCCGAGGGCGAGTCAGTGGTCGAACGCCTGGTATAa
- the odcA gene encoding type III PLP-dependent enzyme → MVMAPTACVPAEVCMTKHCHDINDYNFNYHSQLSNHGGDDLSQSRLAAKNLVLDVLKKRAAEVDVDRCGPGEEDAFYVADMGEIYRQHLRWKMNLGRVKPFYAVKCNPDPEILRLMAKLGNGFDCASKAEIDLALETGIDPSRIIYAQPCKTKSYLRYAAKVGVKQMTFDNADELYKIKACYPDAELYLRILTDDSTSLCRLSMKFGASLDIARQLLELAHELELKVVGVSFHVGSGAEDPRAFLKAVQDARLVFDQAAEVGHELHTLDVGGGFCQDTFEKFAGILSEALDTYFPPHIRVIAEPGRYYVASAFTLAANVIARRDVRDPKDPANDTYMLYLNDGVYGNFSNIIFDHQHPVAKILTCSGETQPSALNAATSEGIAYSIWGPTCDGIDVITQRIVLPGLLDVGDWLYFEEMGAYTKCSATRFNGFSDNHEVIYISSEAGATALLEY, encoded by the exons ATGGTTATGGCACCGACTGCTTGTGTACCTGCTGAAGTATGCATGACCAAACATTGTCACGACATAAACGACTATAATTTCAATTACCATAGTCAACTCAGCAATCATGGAGGGGACGACCTTTCGCAATCTAGGTTGGCTGCCAAGAACCTGGTCTTGGACGTCCTGAAGAAACGCGCCGCCGAGGTGGATGTGGACCGGTGCGGCCCcggtgaagaagatgccTTTTATGTGGCCGACATGGGGGAGATCTACCGACAGCATCTTCGCTGGAAAATGAACTTGGGTCGCGTCAAGCCTTTTTACG CGGTCAAGTGCAACCCCGACCCGGAGATCCTTCGTCTCATGGCTAAGCTGGGAAACGGTTTCGACTGTGCGTCCAAGGCGGAAATCGACCTGGCCCTCGAGACCGGCATCGATCCTAGCCGCATCATCTACGCGCAGCCCTGCAAGACCAAGTCCTATCTGCGCTATGCCGCCAAGGTGGGCGTCAAGCAAATGACCTTTGATAATGCCGACGAGCTCTACAAGATCAAGGCCTGCTACCCGGACGCGGAGCTCTACCTGCGGATCCTGACCGACGACTCCACCAGTCTGTGCCGGCTGAGCATGAAATTCGGTGCCTCCCTGGACATCGCCCGTCAGCTGCTGGAACTGGCTCACGAGCTCGAGCTCAAGGTTGTCGGAGTGAGCTTCCACGTGGGCTCCGGTGCCGAGGATCCCCGCGCGTTCCTGAAGGCTGTGCAGGATGCTCGTCTGGTCTTTGACCAGGCCGCGGAGGTGGGCCACGAGCTCCACACCCTGGATGTTGGGGGTGGGTTCTGCCAGGACACCTTTGAAAAATTTGCCGGCATCCTGAGTGAGGCGCTTGACACGTACTTCCCGCCTCACATTCGTGTCATTGCCGAGCCGGGCCGCTACTACGTCGCCAGCGCCTTCACCCTGGCCGCCAATGTCATTGCGCGCCGCGACGTCCGTGACCCCAAGGACCCGGCCAACGATACCTACATGCTGTACCTGAACGATGGCGTCTACGGCAAtttctccaacatcatctTCGACCACCAGCATCCCGTGGCCAAGATCTTGACCTGCTCTGGTGAGACCCAGCCGTCCGCTCTGAATGCTGCGACTTCAGAGGGCATCGCCTATTCCATCTGGGGTCCGACCTGTGATGGTATCGACGTCATCACCCAGCGCATTGTGCTGCCTGGTCTGTTGGACGTCGGCGACTGGCTGTACTTTGAGGAGATGGGCGCTTATACCAAGTGCAGCGCCACCCGGTTCAACGGCTTCTCGGACAACCACGAGGTGATTTACATCTCGAGCGAAGCCGGTGCGACTGCGCTCCTGGAGTATTAG
- a CDS encoding MICOS complex subunit MIC60 has protein sequence MLRSSFTQSRQLLLSQARSRTAAQWLPKAGASNRLAGQRFFADAKPPVTGAPTPASPSSESSIPPETVPKPSPAAEAPLPPPPPPAPARKTGRFRKFLLYLILTSGFAYGGGIFLALKSDNFHDFFTEYVPYGEDCVLYFEERDFYRRFPNTLRNQNRAPKDEGHTVTIPSKSGLSWKVAEEESGADVSQKGPHMSALDNGDKAQLKPGAAKPEEKVATVEKVKAESAAKEQTAEDKKKVKEEPKKPAAPAVTPIEFATVSEGDEEVVQELVKTFNDIITVIGADENAHKFSGAVNKAKEELRTIGEKIIAIRNEARKAAQEEIKQAHATFDESARELIRRFEEARAHDAAQYREEFEAERERLARAYQEKVNTELQRAQEVAEQRLKNELVEQAIELNRKYLHEVKDLVEREREGRLSKLNELTANVNLLEKLTTDWKEVIDTNLKTQQLQVAVDAVRSVLERSTVPRPFVRELVAVKELAAGDPVVEAAIASINPTAYQRGIPSTSQIIERFRRVADEVRKASLLPEDAGIASHAASLVLSKVMFKKDAVAGSDDVESVLLRTEHLLEEGNLDDAAREMNTLKGWAKILSKDWLSDVRRVLEVKQALEVIETEARLQCLRVE, from the exons ATGCTGCGCTCTTCGTTCACACAGAGCAGACAGTTGCTCCTGTCTCAAGCTCGCTCACGGACAGCTGCGCAATGGCTGCCGAAAGCTGGAGCAAGCAACCGCCTTGCCGGCCAG AGATTCTTTGCTGATGCCAAACCTCCCGTCACCGGTGCACCTACTCCCGCCTCCCCTTCTTCTGAATCATCTATTCCTCCAGAGACCGTCCCCAAGCCATCACCAG CTGCTGAGGctcctctccctcccccGCCTCCCCCTGCGCCTGCGCGTAAGACCGGGCGATTTCGAAAATTCCTTCTCTACTTGATTCTGACGTCTGGATTCGCCTACGGTGGCGGCATCTTTCTGGCGCTCAAGTCTGACAACTTCCACGATTTCTTCACGGAATACGTTCCTTATGGCGAGGACTGTGTTTTGTACTTTGAGGAACGTGACTTCTATCGCCGCTTCCCCAACACGTTGAGAAACCAGAACCGGGCCCCCAAGGATGAGGGCCACACGGTTACGATTCCGAGCAAGAGCGGGCTCTCCTGGAAGGTTGCAGAGGAGGAATCTGGAGCTGATGTGTCGCAGAAGGGTCCTCATATGAGCGCACTCGACAATGGCGACAAAGCGCAACTCAAGCCTGGCGCAGCTAAGCCTGAGGAGAAGGTCGCCACTGTCGAGAAAGTTAAGGCCGAGTCTGCTGCCAAGGAACAGACCGCTGAGGATAAGAAAAAGGTGAAGGAGGAACCCAAGAAACCCGCGGCTCCAGCAGTGACGCCCATTGaatttgcaactgtcagtGAAGGCGATGAAGAGGTCGTGCAGGAACTGGTCAAGACTTTCAACGACATTATCACTGTCATTGGCGCTGATGAGAACGCGCACAAGTTCTCTGGTGCCGTCAATAAGGCAAAGGAGGAGCTTCGAACTATTGGCGAGAAGATCATCGCCATCCGCAATGAAGCGCGAAAAGCTgcccaggaggagatcaagcaAGCCCATGCAACTTTCGATGAGTCTGCACGAGAGCTGATTCGTCGTTTTGAGGAGGCACGTGCTCATGACGCTGCTCAGTATCGGGAGGAGTTTGAGGCAGAGCGCGAGAGACTCGCCCGTGCTTACCAGGAGAAGGTCAACACGGAGCTGCAGAGGGCTCAAGAAGTAGCTGAGCAGCGACTCAAGAATGAGCTGGTTGAACAGGCCATCGAGCTTAACCGCAAGTACCTTCACGAGGTGAAGGATCTCGTTGAGCGTGAACGTGAAGGTCGTCTAAGCAAGTTGAACGAGTTGACCGCCAATGTCAACCTGCTCGAAAAGCTTACTACCGACTGGAAGGAAGTGATCGATACCAACCTCAAGACCCAGCAACTCCAGGTTGCTGTGGATGCCGTCCGCTCCGTCCTTGAGCGCTCCACCGTTCCCAGGCCTTTTGTCCGTGAACTTGTTGCAGTGAAAGagctggctgctggtgacCCGGTCGTTGAGGCTGCTATTGCATCGATCAACCCAACTGCTTATCAGCGTGGTATTCCTTCGACGTCTCAGATTATTGAGCGCTTCCGTCGGGTGGCCGATGAAGTCCGCAAGGCGAGCCTTCTGCCCGAAGATGCTGGCATCGCCAGTCACGCGGCCAGTCTTGTCCTGAGCAAGGTCATGTTCAAGAAAGACGCCGTCGCGGGCAGCGACGACGTCGAAAGTGTGCTTCTTCGTACCGAGCATTTGTTAGAGGAAGGCAACCTCGATGACGCTGCTCGTGAGATGAACACCCTCAAGGGATGGGCCAAGATTTTGAGCAAGGACTGGTTGAGTGACGTGCGTCGGGTGTTGGAGGTAAAACAGGCTCTTGAG GTTATCGAGACAGAGGCACGCCTCCAGTGCTTGAGGGTTGAATAG
- a CDS encoding Rab family GTPase → MASRAPAGTRPGARFAQFKLVLLGESAVGKSSLVLRFVKDQFDDYRESTIGAAFLTQTISLDESTTVKFEIWDTAGQERYKSLAPMYYRNANCAVVVYDITQASSLDKAKSWVKELQRQANENIVIALAGNKLDLVTEHPDKRAIPTADAEAYAREAGLLFFETSAKTSTNVKELFAAIAKKLPLDQAGPRNLRTTPRPGVDLRPEAPGTQGAGACNC, encoded by the exons ATGGCCTCCAGAGCGCCGGCAGGAACCCGTCCGGGTGCTAGATTCGCCCAGTTCAAGCTTGTCTTGCTTG GTGAATCTGCTGTTGGAAAG AGTTCGTTAGTGCTAAGATTTGTCAAA GATCAATTTGATGACTACCGAGAGTCGACGATCGGCGCTGCCTTCCTAACACAGACCATTTCGCTGGACGAAAGCACAACGGTCAAATTCGAGATATGGGATACCGCTGGTCAGGAACGATACAAGTCCTTGGCTCCAATGTACTACAGGAATGCGAACTGTGCTGTTGTTGTCTACGATATCACTCAGGCT TCGTCGCTGGACAAGGCAAAGTCATGGGTGAAGGAGTTGCAGCGACAGGCGAACGAGAATATTGTCATTGCCCTCGCTGGCAATAAGCTGGATTTAGTTACGGAACATCCGGACAAGAGAGCCATTCCGACTGCTGATGCCGAAGCCTATGCGCGCGAAGCCGGACTCCTTTTCTTCGAAACATCTGCGAAGACTTCGACAAATGTGAAGGAACTATTCGCCGCAATCGCCAAGAAACTCCCTCTCGATCAGGCGGGCCCGCGCAATCTGCGCACCACTCCTCGTCCCGGTGTGGACTTGCGACCGGAAGCACCTGGCACGCAGGGCGCCGGAGCTTGCAATTGCTAA
- a CDS encoding putative phosphoinositide phosphatase (Sac1), giving the protein MAPSVLPFRDINLHASPSHYAFTSPSSPNAQTLVVDRPTGDLRLADGTLSGAKRISSIAGILGMIKLKLDKYIIVITKAQPMGRLRGHMVYKVAATEFLPLRERPLHDHDEDTYLALLKELLRTGPMYFSYALDLTNSFQRQSQSDPSLPLWKRADDRFFWNRFIQSDLIDFSLGAHDATGLRYGPQPGADPFILPVIFGMLRITPARVKSTSFTFALITRRSRHRGGTRYFSRGIDEHGHVSNYNETEQIVILNDAAGGLSGFAPGQSMAKDKSGGSGQDLQIMSFVQTRGSVPVYWAEVNNLKYIPKLQVRGVETAVDAARKHFSEQIRIYGENYMVNLVNQKGREERVKTAYEQLVRILVSSSIEDTEADENTSEKVHVVESGQKQKELDRLHYIYFDFHNETKGLRWHRAELLLERLVDGLSRGGYFRGVEDPGAPGGLLEIRSLQSSVVRTNCMDCLDRTNVVQSMLGRWAVSRQLMDAGVLRPGEAANDDREFENLFRNIWADNADVVSKAYSGTGALKTDFTRTGQRTRAGMVQDLCNSITRYIRNNFLDGPRQDGFDVFLGTYLPPDSALGNIQLFVDRRPLIIQSIPYILAAGLFMIFVSIFTKRLPDSAVWPIRIFIFFWVVVSAWCARFIFAHGMLYVNWPKLNTPTAGSEGYQDALIKARSDPIVGQFLPARRHQRGYSNARLVFLEEGKTRIE; this is encoded by the exons ATGGCTCCTTCTGTGCTGCCCTTTCGCGACATCAACCTGCACGCCTCTCCCTCTCATTATGCATTcacttctccatcatcacctaATGCTCAGACGCTCGTTGTCGACCGTCCAACTGGCGACCTGCGACTTGCGGATGGTACCCTGTCCGGCGCGAAACGCATATCTAGCATCGCTGGTATCCTGGgtatgatcaagctcaaacTGG ACAAATACATTATAGTCATAACAAAGGCCCAGCCCATGGGTAGACTTCGTGGACACATGGTTTACAAGGTCGCCGCCACCGAGTTCTTGCCCCTCCGTGAGCGTCCACTGCACGATCATGATGAAGACACCTACCTGGCACTGTTGAAAGAATTGCTCCGAACTGGACCGATGTATTTCTCCTATGCATTGGATCTTACCAACAGCTTCCAGCGTCAATCTCAGAGTGACCCCAGCCTTCCCCTGTGGAAGCGCGCTGACGATCGGTTTTTCTGGAATCGTTTCATTCAATCGGACTTGATAGATTTTAGTCTGGGGGCACATGATGCGACTGGTCTGCGCTACGGCCCCCAACCGGGAGCCGACCCATTCATCCTCCCGGTCATATTTGGAATGCTCCGTATTACCCCGGCCAGGGTCAAATCAACATCATTTACTTTTGCCCTTATCACCAGGAGGTCTAGGCATCGTGGTGGAACCAGATACTTCTCCCGCGGCATAGACGAGCACGGCCATGTTTCAAACTATAATGAGACGGAACAGATCGTGATACTCAATGATGCGGCGGGAGGGCTTTCTGGTTTTGCGCCGGGACAGTCTATGGCCAAGGATAAATCCGGTGGCTCAGGCCAGGATCTCCAGATCATGTCCTTCGTCCAGACCCGAGGAAGTGTACCCGTCTACTGGGCCGAAGTGAACAACCTCAAGTACATACCGAAACTCCAGGTTCGCGGAGTGGAGACAGCTGTTGATGCTGCACGCAAGCATTTCTCGGAGCAAATCAGAATTTACGGCGAGAATTACATGGTCAATCTTGTCAACcaaaaaggcagagaagagCGTGTGAAGACGGCCTACGAGCAGCTGGTACGCATATTGGTGTCTTCCTCGATCGAGGACACCGAGGCCGATGAAAACACCTCCGAGAAAGTCCATGTGGTAGAGTCCGGtcagaagcaaaaagaacTGGACCGCCTGCATTACATTTACTTCGATTTCCACAATGAGACCAAAGGCCTGAGATGGCATCGCGCTGAGCTGCTTTTAGAACGTCTTGTCGATGGACTCTCACGAGGCGGCTACTTCCGTGGGGTTGAAGACCCCGGTGCCCCTGGCGGATTGTTAGAAATTCGGTCCCTTCAGTCAAGCGTCGTCCGGACCAATTGCATGGACTGCCTTGACCGGACGAATGTGGTGCAGAGTATGCTTGGGCGATGGGCTGTGTCGCGGCAGCTCATGGACGCAGGAGTCCTtcgtccaggagaagcagcTAACGATGATCGGGAGTTTGAGAACCTGTTTCGTAACATTTGGGCTGATAATGCCGATGTTGTCTCGAAAGCCTATTCCGGCACAGGAGCCCTCAAGACGGACTTCACGCGCACTGGTCAAAGAACCCGGGCTGGAATGGTGCAGGATCTGTGTAATTCTATTACCCGCTATATCCGCAACAACTTCCTGGACGGCCCCAGACAAGACGGGTTTGATGTGTTCTTGGGCACCTATCTGCCTCCTGATTCTGCTCTTGGCAACATCCAGCTCTTCGTTGACCGCAGGCCGCTAATCATTCAGTCAATCCCTTACATTCTTGCTGCAGGCCTGTTCATGATCTTTGTTTCCATTTTCACGAAGCGGTTGCCGGACTCTGCCGTCTGGCCTATCCGCATATTCATTTTTTTCTGGGTAGTTGTTTCGGCCTGGTGTGCACGCTTCATCTTCGCACATGGCATGCTCTAT GTCAACTGGCCAAAACTGAATACTCCTACGGCTGGATCCGAAGGCTATCAGGATGCACTCATTAAAGCACGTTCCGACCCAATCGTTGGACAATTTCTTCCTGCACGAAGGCATCAAAGAGGTTACAGCAATGCTCGCCTGGTTTTCTTGGAAGAGGGTAAAACCAGGATTGAGTGA
- a CDS encoding tetrahydrofolate synthase — translation MFSFPFSNQLRFLSCSSSTMARNYEAAISALNLLQSNFAAIQQVNKDRKNMNLRSIPETIEWLRRIGYKPSDLDQLNLVHIAGTKGKGSTSAFVSSILSQYTVSQSPELESSSPKITKVGLYTSPHLRFARERIKIDNAPLSEEKFAQYFFEVWDRLEEAARVAGENPSDPQTKPQYFRYLTLMAFHTYISEGVDAAVIECGIGGEYDCTNVIDRPVSTAITSLGIDHTALLGNTIEEIAWHKGGIIKPGVKVFSSPQPPSAEEVLHKRAQEKGTQLQIVSGHRELHGGSELKLGLAGDFQYTNASLAVATAAEFLAKLGLEDIPPDFMERPLPPKFRKGLESARLGGRCETRREKDITWYIDGGHTLESIKLAGQWFASQIQNNSSSSAAAKRKLRLLIFNQQTRDSNALAQALHETLSSALGSESPFTHAIFCTNVTYKDAGYRPDLVSMNTNASDVERLRVQNGLAEKWTSIDPKAEVKVFGTIEEAVDFARELARQERGPIAHDEAPIMTFVTGSLHLVGGFLDVIETKPCSQ, via the exons ATGTTCTCCTTCCCGTTTAGTAATCAGCTGCGTTTTTTGTCCTGctcatcatccacaatgGCTCGAAACTATGAA GCTGCCATCTCGGCGCTGAATTTACTGCAGAGCAACTTCGCCGCCATTCAGCAGGTGAATAAAGACAGGAAGAATATGAATTTACGGTCCATTCCGGAGACCATCGAGTGGCTCCGACGCATCGGGTACAAG CCCTCTGATCTGGACCAACTAAATCTCGTTCACATCGCGGGCACGAAAGGCAAAGGCTCAACTTCAGCTTTTGTGTCGTCTATCCTTTCCCAATATACTGTCTCGCAGTCACCCGAGTTGGAAAGCTCTTCCCCAAAAATCACCAAAGTTGGGTTATATACCTCCCCTCACTTGCGATTTGCCCGCGAGCGCATCAAAATCGACAATGCCCCTCTTTCCGAGGAAAAGTTCGCTCAATACTTTTTCGAGGTATGGGACCGCTTGGAGGAGGCTGCTCGAGTGGCAGGGGAGAACCCTTCAGATCCACAGACGAAACCACAATACTTCCGTTATTTGACACTGATGGCATTTCATACGTATATCAGTGAAGGTGTGGATGCCGCAGTGATCGAGTGCGGAATCGGTGGGGAGTACGATTGCACAAACGTGATTGATCGGCCTGTTTCAACTGCCATTACAAGCCTCGGGATCGATCATACCGCTTTGCTTGGGAACACGATAGAGGAGATAGCCTGGCACAAAGGTGGAATTATCAAGCCAGGCGTGAAGGTTTTCAGTTCACCTCAACCCCCCAGTGCCGAGGAAGTACTACACAAGCGTGCGCAGGAGAAGGGAACGCAGCTGCAGATTGTGTCTGGGCATCGTGAACTCCATGGCGGCAGTGAGCTCaagcttggccttgccggCGACTTTCAATATACAAATGCATCGTTGGCTGTAGCTACTGCCGCCGAGTTCCTTGCGAAATTGGGACTTGAAGATATCCCCCCGGACTTTATGGAGAGGCCTCTACCACCCAAGTTTCGCAAGGGATTAGAATCGGCTCGATTGGGCGGCCGATGCGAGACCAGACGTGAGAAAGACATCACATGGTACATCGATGGCGGCCATACACTGGAGAGCATCAAACTGGCTGGCCAATGGTTTGCTTCCCAGATTCAGAATAATTCGTCATCGAGCGCTGCAGCTAAGAGGAAGCTGAGGCTTCTGATCTTCAACCAACAAACGCGCGACAGTAATGCTCTTGCCCAAGCGCTCCATGAAACCCTCTCAAGTGCTCTAGGGTCGGAGAGCCCATTTACCCATGCAATTTTCTGCACCAACGTGACATACAAGGACGCCGGGTACCGACCGGACCTCGTAAGCATGAACACGAATGCATCTGATGTGGAAAGACTGCGAGTCCAGAACGGCCTCGCAGAGAAATGGACTTCCATCGACCCAAAGGCGGAAGTTAAGGTCTTTGGCACTATCGAGGAGGCCGTGGACTTTGCTCGGGAGCTTGCGAGACAGGAGAGAGGCCCTATAGCCCATGACGAGGCCCCTATCATGACTTTTGTCACGGGTAGCTTACATCTGGTTGGAGGTTTCCTTGACGTTATCGAGACCAAACCTTGTTCACAATAA
- a CDS encoding glycylpeptide N-tetradecanoyltransferase swoF has translation MSDSKDRKGKAPEGQSSEKKDGAVNITPQMAESLLENNPALRNETAGMDKDKAAEAMRKMNIAELLTGLSVSGKNQKDMASYKFWQTQPVPRFDETSTDTGGPIKIIDPEKVSKEPDALLEGFEWATLDLTNETELQELWDLLTYHYVEDDNAMFRFRYSQSFLHWALMSPGWKKEWHVGVRATKSRKLVASICGVPTEINVRNQKLKVVEINFLCIHKKLRSKRLTPVLIKEITRRCYLNGIYQAIYTAGVVLPTPVSSCRYYHRPLDWLKLYEVGFSPLPAGSTKARQITKNHLPSTTSTPGLRPMEPKDIDTVHDLLQRYLSRFALNQAFTREEVDHWLVHKPETVKEQVVWAYVVEDPETHKITDFFSFYNLESTVIQNPKHDNVRAAYLYYYATETAFTNNMKALKERLLMLMNDALILAKKAHFDVFNALTLHDNPLFLEQLKFGAGDGQLHFYLYNYRTAPVPGGVNEKNLPDEKRMGGVGIVML, from the exons ATGTCCGACTCTAAGGATCGCAAGGGCAAGGCCCCCGAGGGCCAGTCTTCCGAAAAGAAAGATGGCGCGGTGAACATAACCCCTCAGATGGCGGAGTCGCTATTGGAAAACAACCCCGCTCTCAGGAACGAGACGGCCGGCATGGACAAAGACAAGGCGGCGGAGGCAATGCGCAAAATGAACATTGCCGAATTGCTGACAGGCTTGTCAGTTTCcgggaagaaccagaaggATATGGCTTCGTACAAGTTTTGGCAAACGCAGCCTGTGCCCCGATTCGATGAGACGAGTACCGATACTGGGGGCCCTATCAAGATCATTGATCCTGAAAAGGTCTCAAAGGAACCGGATGCGCTGCTTGAAGGATTTGAATGGGCGACACTCGACCTGACAAACGAGACtgagctgcaggagctgtGGGATTTGTTGACGTATCACTACGTAGAGGACGACAATGCCATGTTCCGGTTCAGATATTCGCAGTCGTTCCTACACTG GGCTCTTATGTCGCCTGGCTGGAAAAAGGAATGGCATGTCGGTGTCCGCGCTACGAAGTCGCGCAAACTGGTAGCGTCCATTTGCGGTGTCCCGACAGAGATCAATGTGCGCAATCAAAAGCTCAAGGTCGTCGAGATCAATTTCCTCTGCATCCACAAGAAGCTCCGCTCGAAGCGCTTGACCCCAGTTCTCATCAAAGAAATCACCCGTCGTTGCTACCTCAATGGCATCTACCAAGCCATCTACACTGCGGGTGTGGTGCTCCCCACTCCTGTCAGCTCATGCCGCTACTACCACCGTCCTTTGGACTGGTTGAAGCTTTACGAGGTCGGCTTCTCGCCTCTCCCTGCCGGATCCACCAAGGCGCGCCAGATCACCAAGAATCACCTGCCCAGTACTACCTCTACCCCCGGTCTTCGCCCCATGGAGCCCAAAGACATTGACACAGTGCATGATCTTTTGCAGCGATACTTGTCGCGGTTTGCGCTGAACCAGGCCTTTACGCGAGAGGAAGTGGACCATTGGCTCGTGCACAAGCCGGAGACGGTGAAAGAGCAGGTCGTCTGGGCATACGTGGTAGAGGACCCTGAAACGCACAAGATCACCgacttcttttccttctacAACCTCGAATCCACCGTCATTCAGAATCCCAAGCATGACAATGTGCGTGCTGCTTACCTGTACTACTATGCAACCGAAACAGCTTTCACCAATAACATGAAGGCTCTCAAAGAGCgtctgctgatgctgatgaatGACGCTCTGATCCTGGCTAAGAAG GCGCACTTTGATGTGTTCAACGCACTTACGCTTCACGATAACCCTCTGTTCCTCGAACAACTCAAATttggagctggcgatgggCAGCTTCACTTCTACCTCTACAACTATCGCACCGCCCCTGTTCCTGGAGGAGTTAACGAGAAGAACCTGCCGGATGAGAAAAGAATGGGAGGCGTTGGCATCGTTATGCTGTAA